The DNA region AAACGGTGACAGCTATATGGAAATAATGAACAGAGGTGGAGGAATAGTTAACTCTGTTGATGCTACAAGAGCAGCAAGTAAAGAAGAATTGATTATAGAAGGTAAGAAAAGACTTGATTCAATGTTATCTTTTGGTGTAACAAGTGTTGAAGGGAAAAGTGGGTACGGACTAGATTTTGAAACAGAGATTAAACAATTAGAGGTTATGAAAGAGTTAAATAAATCTCATCCAATAGATATTTATTCAACATTTTTAGGAGCCCATGCAGTTCCTAAGGATTATAAAGGTAGAACGGATGAATTTATAGATTACTTAATAGATAATGTTATGCCAACAGTTGTTGATAAAAAATTAGCGGAGTTTTGTGATGTATTCTGTGAAAAAAATGTATTTTCTATAGAGCAGTCAAGAAAGCTTTTAACTAAGGCAAAAGAAATGGGAATGAAACTAAAGCTACATGCCGATGAAATTGTACAGCTTGGAGGATCAGAGTTGGCAGCAGAATTAAATGCAATATCAGCGGATCATCTTTTGCAAGCTTCAGACAAAGGTATCAAGGATATGGCTAAAGCAAATGTAATAACAACCTTATTACCTGCTACAGCTTTTAGCTTAAAAGAAGATTTTGCCAGAGGAAGATATATGATAGACAATAACTGTGCAGTAGCATTAGCCAGTGATTTAAATCCAGGCAGCTGCTATACTGAATCTATACCATTAATATTTGCATTAGCAGTATTGTATATGAAATTTAGTGTAGAAGAAGCTATAACAGCATTAACTATCAACGGTGCGGCAGCTGTTGATATGGCAGATATAATAGGAAGTATTGACGTTGGTAAAAAAGGCGACGTTATAGTTTTAGAACATCCATCTTACAAATTTATACCATATCATATTGGTGTTAGTGTAGTTGAGAAGGTTATAAAAGATGGAGTTTTAGTATTTGAAAAATAACAAGGAGTTGATAATATGCTCATAGATTTAAGTATAAAAGAATTTATAGAGGAAACTGCTTCTGATTCTCCAGCACCCGGCGGAGGGAGTATATCTGCTTTAAGCGGTGCAATAGCAGTTAGTTTAGCAGAGATGGTAGCTAATTTGACTGTTGGCAAAAAGAAATATGAAGATGTAGAAGATAGTATGAAGGAAATACT from Abyssisolibacter fermentans includes:
- the hutI gene encoding imidazolonepropionase translates to MKGNILIKNASEVVTCHGFNAKAGKEMSDLHIINDGAIVIENGIIKAVGKTEDILKEYDENKYNVIDAMNKSVLPGFVDSHTHFVFGGYRAEEFSWRINGDSYMEIMNRGGGIVNSVDATRAASKEELIIEGKKRLDSMLSFGVTSVEGKSGYGLDFETEIKQLEVMKELNKSHPIDIYSTFLGAHAVPKDYKGRTDEFIDYLIDNVMPTVVDKKLAEFCDVFCEKNVFSIEQSRKLLTKAKEMGMKLKLHADEIVQLGGSELAAELNAISADHLLQASDKGIKDMAKANVITTLLPATAFSLKEDFARGRYMIDNNCAVALASDLNPGSCYTESIPLIFALAVLYMKFSVEEAITALTINGAAAVDMADIIGSIDVGKKGDVIVLEHPSYKFIPYHIGVSVVEKVIKDGVLVFEK